The Globicephala melas chromosome X, mGloMel1.2, whole genome shotgun sequence genome window below encodes:
- the SNX12 gene encoding sorting nexin-12, with amino-acid sequence MSDTAVADTRRLNSKPQDLTDAYGPPSNFLEIDIFNPQTVGVGRARFTTYEVRMRTNLPIFKLKESCVRRRYSDFEWLKNELERDSKIVVPPLPGKALKRQLPFRGDEGIFEESFIEERRQGLEQFINKIAGHPLAQNERCLHMFLQEEAIDRNYVPGKVRQ; translated from the exons ATGTCGGACACGGCAGTAGCTGACACTCGGCGCCTTAACTCGAAGCCGCAGGACCTGACCGACGCTTACGGGCCGCCAAGTAACTTCCTGGAGATCGACATCTTTAACCCACAGACGGTGGGCGTGGGCCGCGCGCGCTTCACCACCTATGAGGTTCGCATGCGG ACAAACCTACCTATCTTCAAGCTGAAGGAGTCCTGTGTACGACGGCGCTACAGTGACTTCGAGTGGCTAAAAAATGAGCTGGAGCGAGATAGTAAG ATTGTAGTACCACCACTGCCTGGGAAAGCCTTGAAGCGGCAGCTCCCTTTTCGAGGAGATGAAGGGATCTTTGAGGAGTCCTTTATTGAAGAAAGGAGGCAGGGCCTCGAACAGTTTATTAACAA AATTGCTGGGCACCCACTGGCTCAGAACGAACGCTGCCTACACATGTTCCTGCAGGAGGAGGCAATTGACAGGAACTACGTCCCTGGGAAGGTGCGCCAGTAG